From Microthrixaceae bacterium, one genomic window encodes:
- a CDS encoding IS3 family transposase — protein sequence MAEFAPKVGVKRSCTAFGVNERTYRHRRQRGEGRAPVRPSRATGQPPRPHPASLTAAEKDVIVETLCSERFCDLAPAQVYSTLLDEGTYLCSERQMYRVLEERGLVRERRRGGHQRAGAYGVPRLEADAPNKVWTWDITALRGPTKGVKYFAYTIIDIFSRKVVGWSIHETESETHARRLIAEACRRYGVDRDQLVIHADRGSPMIAGTVAELLNELGVAKSHSRPRVSNDNPFIEAHFKTLKYRPDYPDRFDSITAARAWMRSFVHWYNHVHYHSGIGYLRPADLHDGNHTAIVEHRQAVLDAAAAAHPERFTRRPTPAEVPTKAWINKPSIQSA from the coding sequence ATCGCCGAGTTCGCCCCCAAGGTTGGCGTCAAGCGGTCCTGTACGGCGTTCGGCGTGAACGAGCGGACCTATCGTCACCGCCGCCAACGAGGCGAGGGTCGGGCGCCGGTTCGGCCCTCGCGTGCCACCGGGCAACCACCGCGGCCGCACCCTGCGTCGCTCACCGCTGCGGAGAAGGACGTGATCGTCGAGACGTTGTGCAGCGAGCGGTTCTGTGACCTGGCGCCGGCGCAGGTGTATTCGACGCTGCTTGATGAGGGCACCTACCTGTGTTCGGAACGCCAGATGTACCGGGTGCTCGAAGAACGCGGACTGGTGCGCGAACGGCGCCGTGGCGGTCACCAACGCGCCGGCGCCTACGGGGTCCCGCGCCTCGAGGCTGACGCCCCGAACAAGGTGTGGACCTGGGACATCACCGCCCTTCGAGGTCCGACCAAGGGCGTCAAGTACTTCGCGTACACGATCATCGACATCTTCTCTCGCAAGGTCGTGGGCTGGTCGATCCACGAAACCGAGTCCGAGACCCACGCCCGCCGCCTGATCGCCGAGGCATGTCGACGCTACGGCGTCGACCGCGACCAGCTCGTCATCCACGCTGATCGCGGGTCGCCGATGATCGCCGGCACCGTCGCCGAGCTGTTGAACGAGCTCGGCGTCGCCAAGTCGCACTCGAGGCCCCGGGTCTCCAACGACAACCCGTTCATCGAAGCCCACTTCAAGACGCTCAAGTACCGGCCCGACTACCCCGACCGGTTCGACTCCATCACCGCCGCCCGAGCGTGGATGCGATCGTTCGTGCACTGGTACAACCACGTGCACTACCACTCCGGCATCGGCTACCTGCGGCCCGCCGACCTCCACGACGGAAACCACACCGCCATCGTCGAGCACCGCCAGGCCGTCCTCGACGCCGCCGCCGCAGCTCACCCCGAACGCTTCACCCGCCGCCCCACCCCAGCCGAGGTCCCCACCAAGGCCTGGATCAACAAGCCATCCATCCAATCCGCATAG
- a CDS encoding cytochrome P450, with the protein MSSPTAEPDAESDPGLNPFEPGYYDNPYHQYSRLREQAPVRRTQGGPWLITRWDDVHTVLRRPNTSVDERRLPDGGWRRESLLALDPDRAQRASHAILNIDPPDHTRLRRLVSKAFTPRAVEQIRARTAEITDQILDDLAERDEAVDLIAELAFPLPFTVISELLGMPEGDRDQLRAWSHTLTQVLDPLLLMANGKAILEASDRMNEVVTDAVEWKRGRDDDDLLTALIRAEDDGDVLSDHELIDNVTLLFLAGHETTVNLIGNGTNALLDNRDQLDRLRSDPSLDANAIEELLRFDSPVQFSRRIATEPFEIDGHQVEAGQMVMTGLGAANRDPAKFGPDADRLDLGRADAREHVSFGSGVHHCLGAALARLEGQEVIGRLVRRFPQMERAGDPVHNQRLILRGYDHLPVSLTS; encoded by the coding sequence ATGTCCAGCCCCACCGCCGAGCCCGACGCCGAGTCCGACCCCGGACTGAACCCGTTCGAGCCCGGCTACTACGACAACCCCTACCACCAGTACAGCCGCCTGAGAGAACAGGCTCCGGTCCGCCGCACCCAGGGCGGGCCCTGGCTGATAACCCGGTGGGACGACGTCCACACCGTGCTCCGACGCCCCAACACCAGCGTCGACGAACGGCGACTTCCCGACGGTGGCTGGCGACGGGAGAGCCTGCTGGCCCTCGACCCCGATCGAGCCCAAAGGGCGAGCCACGCCATCTTGAACATCGATCCACCCGACCACACCCGGCTTCGACGCCTGGTGTCCAAGGCTTTCACCCCACGTGCCGTGGAACAGATCAGAGCCCGTACCGCAGAGATCACCGATCAGATCCTCGATGACCTAGCGGAGCGAGATGAGGCGGTCGACCTGATCGCAGAACTGGCCTTCCCGCTGCCGTTCACCGTCATCTCCGAGCTGCTCGGCATGCCCGAAGGAGACCGCGACCAGCTCCGGGCTTGGTCGCACACCCTTACCCAGGTGCTGGACCCACTGCTGCTGATGGCCAACGGAAAGGCCATCTTGGAAGCATCGGACCGGATGAACGAGGTGGTGACCGACGCGGTGGAATGGAAGCGGGGTCGAGATGACGACGACCTGTTGACCGCCCTGATCCGCGCCGAGGACGACGGCGACGTCCTGTCGGACCATGAACTGATCGACAACGTCACCCTGTTGTTCCTGGCCGGCCATGAGACCACGGTGAACCTGATCGGAAACGGCACCAACGCGCTACTCGACAACCGGGACCAGCTGGATCGCCTGAGGTCGGACCCCTCCCTCGATGCCAACGCCATCGAGGAACTGCTCCGCTTCGACAGCCCTGTCCAGTTCTCCCGGCGGATCGCCACCGAACCCTTCGAGATCGATGGCCACCAGGTCGAGGCCGGCCAGATGGTCATGACCGGCCTCGGCGCTGCCAACCGGGACCCGGCCAAGTTCGGCCCCGATGCCGACCGACTCGACCTTGGCCGTGCCGATGCCCGCGAGCACGTCTCCTTCGGCAGCGGCGTCCACCACTGCCTGGGCGCGGCCCTGGCCCGATTGGAGGGCCAGGAGGTGATCGGCCGACTGGTCCGCCGCTTCCCACAGATGGAGCGAGCCGGAGACCCCGTACACAACCAGCGGTTGATCCTGCGCGGCTACGACCACCTCCCCGTGTCACTCACCTCCTGA
- a CDS encoding CarD family transcriptional regulator: MSFKVNDRVVYPHHGAAIIKKKLKREHQGETKEYFVLEMVHGDLTLSVPVDKAEEVGMRPPISKSDVEDLFRLIAKRDVREPANWSRRFKNHQEKMKSGDVYQVAEVVRNLALREKGKGLSTAEKSMLERARGILVSELSFALNVSEEAALTKLEKGLE; the protein is encoded by the coding sequence ATGTCCTTCAAGGTCAACGATCGCGTGGTCTACCCGCACCACGGCGCTGCCATCATCAAAAAGAAGCTCAAGCGTGAGCATCAGGGCGAGACCAAGGAGTACTTCGTCCTAGAGATGGTCCACGGTGATCTGACCCTGTCAGTGCCGGTCGACAAGGCAGAGGAGGTGGGCATGCGCCCGCCCATCTCCAAGTCCGACGTGGAGGACCTCTTCCGCCTGATCGCCAAGCGAGACGTTCGCGAGCCGGCCAACTGGAGCCGCCGGTTCAAGAACCACCAGGAGAAGATGAAGTCAGGCGACGTCTACCAGGTGGCCGAAGTGGTTCGGAACCTGGCCCTGCGTGAAAAGGGTAAGGGTCTCTCCACTGCGGAGAAGTCCATGCTGGAGCGGGCTCGTGGCATCCTCGTGTCTGAGCTGAGCTTCGCTCTGAACGTGAGCGAGGAAGCCGCCCTCACCAAGTTGGAGAAGGGCCTGGAGTAG
- a CDS encoding fatty acid desaturase: MERAPEERVNWKTSFPFFLVHALVLLSFWTGITRTAVVLFLALFWGRMFFITGGYHRYFSHRSYKTNRVFQFILAFGGGSAAQKGALWWASHHRNHHRYSDTPLDLHSPQKGFWWSHVGWILCDKNNAWNPDDIRDFNKFPELRFLNKHDWIPPWTVGVASYLIGGWSGLVFGFLGSTVALWHCTFFVNSLAHVMGRRRYATTDTSRNSAIIAFLTMGEGWHNNHHYYQAATRQGFFWWEFDVTYYILKSLSWIGVVRDLKEPPARVKSAARIRDGQFDMGMFKAHWAKAGAALANVRAGARAGEVDVDLLAHDPELASRREQLEDLIAAQRAALHEHVQTALAHAEELGRLSRRQERQMGTVD; this comes from the coding sequence ATCGAACGGGCCCCCGAAGAGCGCGTCAACTGGAAGACCAGCTTCCCGTTCTTCTTGGTCCACGCCCTCGTCCTGCTCAGCTTCTGGACCGGCATCACCCGAACAGCCGTGGTGTTGTTCCTCGCCCTGTTCTGGGGCCGGATGTTCTTCATCACCGGGGGTTACCACCGGTACTTCTCTCATCGCAGTTACAAGACCAACCGGGTCTTCCAGTTCATCTTGGCCTTCGGAGGCGGATCGGCGGCACAGAAGGGTGCCCTGTGGTGGGCCAGCCACCACCGCAACCACCACCGCTACAGCGACACGCCCCTCGACCTCCACTCGCCGCAGAAGGGTTTCTGGTGGAGCCACGTCGGCTGGATCCTGTGCGACAAGAACAACGCCTGGAACCCCGACGACATCCGTGACTTCAACAAGTTCCCGGAGCTGCGCTTCCTAAACAAGCACGACTGGATCCCACCGTGGACCGTGGGTGTGGCGTCCTACCTGATCGGTGGCTGGAGCGGCCTAGTGTTCGGCTTCCTGGGTTCGACGGTGGCCTTGTGGCACTGCACGTTCTTCGTGAACTCGCTGGCGCACGTGATGGGCCGGCGCCGCTACGCCACCACCGACACCAGCCGCAACTCGGCCATCATCGCCTTCCTGACCATGGGCGAGGGCTGGCACAACAACCACCACTACTACCAGGCCGCCACCCGCCAGGGTTTCTTCTGGTGGGAGTTCGACGTCACCTATTACATCCTCAAATCACTGAGCTGGATCGGCGTGGTACGGGACCTCAAGGAGCCGCCGGCCCGGGTGAAGTCCGCAGCCCGAATCCGCGACGGCCAGTTCGACATGGGCATGTTCAAGGCCCATTGGGCCAAGGCCGGCGCCGCGCTGGCCAACGTCCGAGCCGGGGCCCGTGCCGGCGAGGTCGACGTCGACCTTCTGGCCCACGATCCCGAACTGGCCAGCCGCCGCGAACAGTTGGAAGACCTGATCGCTGCTCAGCGTGCTGCCCTGCACGAGCACGTGCAGACGGCCCTAGCCCATGCCGAGGAGCTCGGACGCCTCAGCCGGCGCCAAGAACGTCAGATGGGAACCGTCGACTGA
- a CDS encoding DUF305 domain-containing protein produces MSSTEGETSMDHSGDHGTETTRSGMGPGRLAVLVAAVAFLAGAIGWAVGGRQSDPLNSADVGFMQDMTLHHDQAIQMSLLLLGKEDVDSDLLQYAQEIVISQRFDQGVFNATLDRFGHRSAPDDTVMGWMGHAMAPDEMPGLATEDQMRQLRQASGEEAAALWIALMSEHHLGGMHMAAEAVDRGQDQTVVNLARGNQTVQADEVLELSRYRLRNGLPIPDGFTDPVEDEMVQARVAQMQGG; encoded by the coding sequence GTGAGCAGCACCGAGGGCGAGACGTCGATGGATCACTCTGGCGACCACGGCACGGAAACGACACGCAGCGGTATGGGGCCGGGTCGGCTGGCCGTCCTGGTGGCGGCGGTGGCGTTCCTGGCCGGGGCGATCGGCTGGGCAGTCGGAGGTCGCCAGAGCGATCCGCTCAATTCGGCCGACGTGGGCTTCATGCAGGACATGACGCTGCACCACGATCAGGCCATCCAGATGTCGCTGCTCTTGTTGGGCAAGGAAGACGTCGACTCCGACCTGCTCCAGTACGCCCAGGAGATCGTGATCAGCCAACGCTTCGACCAAGGGGTGTTCAACGCCACCCTGGACCGGTTCGGTCATCGGTCGGCGCCCGATGACACGGTCATGGGTTGGATGGGTCACGCCATGGCCCCCGACGAGATGCCTGGCCTTGCCACCGAGGACCAGATGCGCCAGCTCCGCCAGGCCTCGGGCGAAGAAGCGGCCGCGTTGTGGATAGCGCTGATGAGCGAGCATCACCTGGGCGGAATGCACATGGCGGCCGAGGCCGTTGACCGAGGTCAGGACCAGACGGTTGTGAACCTGGCCCGCGGGAACCAGACCGTCCAGGCCGACGAGGTTCTCGAGCTGTCTCGCTACCGGCTTCGCAACGGCCTACCGATCCCCGACGGGTTCACCGATCCGGTCGAGGACGAGATGGTGCAGGCAAGGGTGGCCCAGATGCAGGGAGGCTGA
- a CDS encoding AI-2E family transporter translates to MPAWVPRAIVVFLFGVAGLVTIRWLLQELQSFLVILVVSLFLSFALEPAVNWLNRHGIRRGLATGMVMVGSLVATVAFLILLGQALFTQVSDFIEDLPNRVERIEHQVNDRFDTEFETDELVKEVQSEDVQGLATDLGTRALDLGISALGLLFNLFTIALFTFYMVADGPRFRRSVLSFLPASRQERVAHGWEIAIQKTGGYIYSRGVLAFASAVATTVVLEILDVDYALALGLWTGLVSQFIPTIGTYLAGALPVLVALLDDPGHALMILAFLLIYQQIENYVFAPKITARTMDLHPAVAFGTVMVGAALFGGVGALIALPAAAVIQAVATTYLSRHEVIDSIMTRDHSKSSSGREARKPS, encoded by the coding sequence ATGCCGGCCTGGGTGCCACGAGCCATCGTGGTCTTTCTCTTCGGCGTAGCCGGATTGGTCACCATCCGATGGTTGCTCCAGGAGCTTCAGTCGTTCCTCGTGATCCTGGTGGTTTCGCTGTTCTTGTCCTTCGCCCTCGAGCCGGCGGTCAACTGGCTGAACCGTCACGGCATCCGGCGCGGTCTGGCCACGGGCATGGTCATGGTCGGCTCGCTGGTGGCCACTGTGGCCTTCCTGATCCTGCTTGGACAGGCGTTGTTCACCCAGGTGTCCGACTTCATCGAAGACCTTCCCAACCGGGTCGAGCGCATCGAGCACCAGGTGAACGACCGCTTCGACACGGAGTTCGAGACCGACGAACTGGTCAAGGAGGTGCAGAGCGAAGACGTCCAGGGTCTGGCCACAGATCTGGGGACCCGGGCGCTCGATCTGGGCATCTCTGCTCTGGGATTGCTGTTCAACCTGTTCACCATCGCCCTCTTCACCTTCTACATGGTCGCCGACGGACCCCGGTTCCGGCGGAGCGTGTTGTCCTTTCTGCCAGCTAGCCGTCAGGAACGAGTGGCTCACGGATGGGAGATAGCCATCCAAAAGACCGGTGGCTACATCTACTCCCGGGGCGTGCTGGCCTTCGCTTCAGCGGTCGCCACCACCGTCGTCCTGGAGATCCTCGACGTCGACTATGCGCTGGCGCTCGGCCTATGGACGGGTTTGGTGAGCCAGTTCATTCCCACGATCGGCACCTACCTGGCTGGCGCTCTGCCGGTCCTGGTGGCCTTGCTGGACGACCCCGGCCATGCCCTCATGATCCTGGCCTTCCTACTGATCTACCAGCAGATAGAGAACTATGTGTTCGCCCCCAAGATCACCGCTCGGACCATGGACCTTCACCCGGCTGTGGCCTTCGGAACGGTGATGGTGGGTGCGGCCCTCTTTGGTGGGGTTGGGGCCCTGATCGCTCTGCCCGCCGCCGCAGTGATCCAGGCAGTGGCCACTACCTATCTGTCCCGTCACGAGGTGATCGATTCGATCATGACCCGAGACCACAGCAAATCGTCCTCGGGTCGCGAGGCGCGCAAGCCTTCCTAG
- a CDS encoding TetR/AcrR family transcriptional regulator: MSVRRRVLTAAKTQIMENGVRAATPVRIAARAGVDLEDLRREFPEVHDLLMAVHEEAARELNGAVLVAARTGSQDGFEPIIRGCARVFELYVADGPGRHLIHALRQEMTLGEWNSVDRKFGIGALTGGLQGLANQGLIADSQVIGLAVVLYGLVTEACVAAADGVAVIAPDELSGHVRAVLEAAVKSAPS; this comes from the coding sequence GTGAGCGTCCGACGGCGGGTGCTCACCGCTGCCAAGACCCAGATCATGGAGAACGGGGTACGGGCCGCCACCCCGGTGCGAATAGCGGCCCGAGCCGGCGTCGATCTCGAGGATCTGCGCCGCGAGTTCCCCGAGGTCCACGACCTGTTGATGGCCGTACACGAGGAAGCCGCACGCGAGCTCAACGGTGCCGTTCTGGTGGCGGCCCGCACCGGGTCCCAGGACGGTTTCGAACCGATCATCCGGGGTTGCGCCCGGGTTTTCGAGCTCTACGTGGCCGATGGCCCCGGACGTCACCTGATCCATGCCCTCCGCCAAGAGATGACCCTCGGCGAGTGGAACAGCGTGGATCGCAAGTTCGGGATCGGCGCCCTGACCGGCGGCCTCCAGGGCTTGGCCAATCAAGGTCTGATCGCCGACAGTCAGGTGATCGGTCTGGCCGTGGTCCTCTACGGGCTGGTGACCGAGGCATGCGTCGCGGCCGCTGATGGTGTGGCGGTGATAGCCCCCGACGAATTGAGCGGCCACGTTCGGGCCGTGCTCGAAGCCGCGGTGAAGTCAGCCCCGTCCTAG
- a CDS encoding glycoside hydrolase family 3 C-terminal domain-containing protein, with protein MTTPAADRTPSTDDAHAGDPPIVASAAEVVAGMDLQAKVRLLSGRGMWTLEPVADAGLNTIVVSDGPHGLRCQSGTGDHLGVAAATPATCFPPAVTMGSSWDPELAAEVGAAIGAEARSQGVAVVLGPGLNLKRHPAGGRCFEYYSEDPFLSGRLAAGAVSGIQSQGVGACVKHFAVNNQESHRLVVDAVVDERTLRELYLAGFEHVVTSARPWTVMSSYNRINGTYASDHFELLTSVLRGEWGWEGLVMSDWGGTNDRVAAIQAGMDLEMPASGGAFDSEVIEAVREGHLRVSAVDTSAARVVALLQQGQGLGERPVADHEAHHVLARRAAAAGTVMLTNDGTLPLSAEGRIVLVGAFATEPRYQGAGSSQVTPLRLDRAVDEIRARVGPSARVQHVAGYDARTGRSTPAMIEAALDTAREADVVVCFVGLAAAEESEGFDRSSLDLSEDQVTLIEALASGPAPVVVVLNNGGVVHLPWAERVNAVVECWLGGQAGGSAVTDVLFGDVDPGGRLAESIPFHVGQIPADRNFPGHPRQVQYREGFYVGYRFHDSAGVAAQFPFGHGLSFTSFEWNDISVSGSGTDLTVSVTVTNTGTRSGSDVVQLYVRDRHSTVPRPDKELKGFAKVHLDAGAAETVTIDLDRRSFAVWDVASHGWLVEGGEFELVVGRSSADTVTVLEVAVDSDDHLGPDDRPVARAATEEEFALMLGRAVPEPDPVRPFHRNSTIDDLAETALGRVVAAIVEREGLRRAKQEFPNPDEATIRMIRTAVREGPVRALAILSGGVVRLSHVDALVSAANGWAGRSLPRLKKGRSAV; from the coding sequence ATGACGACCCCAGCCGCTGATCGCACTCCCAGCACCGACGACGCCCACGCCGGTGACCCGCCCATCGTCGCCTCGGCCGCCGAGGTGGTGGCGGGCATGGACCTCCAAGCCAAGGTTCGGCTGTTGTCGGGGCGCGGTATGTGGACGCTTGAACCGGTGGCCGATGCCGGGTTGAACACCATCGTGGTATCCGATGGTCCTCACGGGCTCCGCTGCCAGAGCGGAACCGGCGACCACTTGGGCGTGGCGGCCGCAACACCGGCCACCTGCTTTCCTCCGGCCGTCACCATGGGGTCGAGCTGGGACCCTGAGTTGGCGGCCGAGGTCGGAGCCGCGATCGGGGCCGAGGCCCGGTCCCAGGGTGTGGCAGTGGTGTTGGGCCCCGGTCTCAACCTCAAGCGTCACCCCGCCGGAGGGCGTTGCTTCGAGTACTACTCCGAGGATCCCTTCCTGTCGGGGCGGCTGGCGGCCGGAGCTGTCTCGGGCATCCAGTCCCAAGGGGTCGGGGCTTGCGTCAAGCACTTCGCCGTCAACAACCAGGAGTCTCATCGGCTGGTGGTCGACGCTGTAGTGGACGAGCGGACGTTGAGAGAGCTGTACCTGGCAGGGTTCGAACATGTCGTGACCAGCGCCCGCCCTTGGACGGTCATGAGCTCGTACAACCGGATCAATGGCACCTACGCCTCGGACCACTTCGAACTCTTGACCTCCGTCCTCCGCGGGGAGTGGGGGTGGGAAGGGCTGGTCATGAGCGACTGGGGTGGCACCAACGACCGGGTGGCCGCAATCCAGGCCGGCATGGACCTGGAGATGCCCGCCAGCGGCGGGGCCTTCGACTCGGAGGTGATCGAGGCCGTGCGGGAGGGGCATCTCAGAGTCTCGGCCGTCGATACCAGTGCAGCCCGTGTGGTTGCGCTTCTACAACAAGGCCAAGGCCTCGGTGAGCGCCCGGTCGCAGACCACGAAGCCCACCATGTCCTGGCCCGCCGGGCGGCCGCAGCCGGCACGGTCATGCTGACCAACGACGGCACGTTGCCGCTGTCGGCTGAGGGGAGGATCGTTCTGGTCGGAGCGTTCGCGACCGAGCCCCGCTACCAGGGGGCTGGCAGCTCCCAGGTGACCCCTCTGCGTCTCGATCGCGCTGTGGATGAGATCCGAGCCCGCGTCGGACCTTCGGCGCGGGTGCAACACGTTGCCGGCTACGACGCCCGGACCGGCCGATCGACTCCCGCCATGATCGAAGCGGCGTTGGACACGGCCCGGGAGGCGGACGTGGTCGTCTGCTTCGTGGGCCTAGCGGCAGCCGAGGAATCTGAGGGATTCGACCGGTCATCGCTGGATCTGTCAGAGGATCAGGTCACCCTCATCGAAGCTTTGGCCTCGGGTCCGGCTCCGGTGGTGGTGGTCCTCAACAACGGGGGAGTGGTCCACCTCCCGTGGGCCGAGAGGGTGAACGCGGTGGTGGAGTGTTGGTTGGGAGGTCAGGCCGGAGGAAGTGCTGTCACCGACGTTCTGTTCGGTGACGTGGATCCCGGCGGGAGGCTGGCCGAATCGATCCCGTTCCACGTCGGTCAGATTCCGGCCGACCGCAATTTCCCCGGCCATCCCCGCCAGGTCCAGTACCGCGAAGGTTTCTATGTCGGGTACCGGTTCCACGACAGTGCCGGCGTCGCCGCCCAGTTCCCGTTCGGTCACGGGCTCTCCTTCACCAGCTTCGAGTGGAACGACATCTCGGTGAGTGGGAGCGGCACAGACCTGACTGTGTCCGTGACCGTCACCAACACCGGCACCCGGTCCGGTTCGGATGTGGTGCAGCTCTACGTACGGGATAGGCACAGCACTGTGCCCCGCCCGGATAAGGAGCTGAAGGGCTTCGCCAAGGTCCATCTCGATGCCGGAGCGGCAGAGACGGTGACCATCGATCTGGATCGGCGATCCTTTGCCGTCTGGGACGTGGCGTCCCACGGTTGGCTGGTGGAGGGCGGCGAGTTCGAGCTGGTGGTTGGGCGCTCCTCGGCCGACACCGTCACCGTGCTGGAGGTAGCGGTCGACTCCGATGACCACCTCGGGCCCGATGACCGGCCGGTGGCGCGGGCGGCCACGGAGGAGGAGTTCGCTCTCATGTTGGGTCGGGCCGTCCCCGAGCCCGATCCGGTGCGTCCATTCCACCGCAACTCGACGATTGACGATCTGGCCGAGACAGCGCTCGGAAGAGTGGTGGCCGCCATTGTCGAGCGCGAGGGACTGCGTCGGGCCAAGCAGGAGTTCCCGAACCCGGACGAGGCCACGATCCGCATGATCCGCACGGCGGTACGGGAGGGCCCGGTCCGAGCCCTGGCAATCCTGAGCGGAGGCGTGGTCCGCCTATCTCACGTGGACGCCCTGGTATCGGCCGCCAACGGCTGGGCAGGCCGAAGCCTGCCGCGATTGAAAAAGGGCCGCTCGGCTGTCTGA
- the smpB gene encoding SsrA-binding protein SmpB, which produces MAAKKTKNKPIPGTTVVATNRQARRDYEIVDTWECGIMLKGSEVKSLREARVTLNDAFARFDGRDLYLVGLHINAYSNASAQGGHEPARTRKLLAHRHELEEMHQKVSQEHLTLIPLSLYFRDGRAKLEVGLGRGLKHYDKRQMIAQRDADLDARRAMAAGRRRNSDG; this is translated from the coding sequence ATGGCTGCCAAGAAGACCAAGAACAAGCCGATCCCCGGCACGACCGTGGTGGCCACCAACCGTCAGGCCCGACGTGACTACGAGATCGTCGACACGTGGGAATGCGGGATCATGCTCAAGGGCAGCGAGGTCAAGTCGTTGCGAGAAGCGCGGGTCACGCTCAACGATGCCTTCGCTCGATTCGACGGCCGAGACCTGTACCTGGTCGGACTGCACATCAACGCCTACTCCAACGCATCGGCCCAGGGCGGCCACGAACCTGCCCGGACCCGCAAGCTGCTGGCCCACCGCCACGAGCTAGAGGAGATGCACCAGAAGGTGAGCCAGGAACACCTCACCTTGATCCCGCTGTCGCTGTACTTCCGCGATGGCCGGGCCAAGCTCGAAGTCGGACTGGGCCGTGGTCTCAAGCACTACGACAAGCGCCAGATGATCGCCCAGCGCGACGCCGACCTAGACGCCCGTCGGGCCATGGCCGCGGGACGCCGCCGAAACTCCGACGGTTGA
- a CDS encoding M67 family metallopeptidase: MLRITRSAYLQMLSHAIAGLPNEACGLLGGPWGGARIDAFVPTRNADESAKTYSIGPDGFSAADGVFGPLGIDVVGVMHSHTHTDPYPSPTDVAQADNPLLEGWHYVIVSLRDSEPMLRCWLLDDGVIVEEPVEIIEG, from the coding sequence GTGCTGCGCATCACCCGGTCCGCCTACCTCCAGATGCTGAGCCACGCCATCGCCGGCTTGCCCAACGAGGCTTGCGGGCTGCTCGGTGGCCCGTGGGGAGGGGCTCGCATCGATGCTTTCGTTCCCACCCGCAACGCTGACGAGTCGGCCAAGACCTATTCGATAGGCCCTGACGGGTTTTCGGCCGCCGATGGCGTGTTCGGACCGCTTGGCATAGACGTGGTGGGGGTCATGCACTCCCACACCCACACCGATCCGTACCCCTCACCCACTGATGTTGCCCAGGCCGACAACCCGCTGCTCGAGGGCTGGCACTACGTGATCGTGTCGCTACGGGACAGTGAACCGATGTTGAGGTGCTGGCTCCTCGATGACGGTGTCATCGTCGAGGAGCCGGTCGAGATCATCGAGGGGTGA
- a CDS encoding cysteine synthase family protein, whose translation MALYRNVIDLIGNTPMVDISPLSPNPAVSIYAKLEGQNPGGSVKDRAAKFMIEAAERDGLLQPGSVVLESSSGNTGIALAMICKVRGYHLKVVLPENVSVERRQALEVWGTEIIPSPAAEGSNGAMRRAQALAAENPQWWFPFQYGNDANPRAHYAGTGPEILADVPDITHFVAGLGTAGTLMGVGTYLKEQKPSVQVWAIEPPAGEMVDGLKNFDEGFVPPVFTDWNGYELLDRKMIVRPRESIVWTRRLTEVGVFAGISSGAIAAGAAKCAEAIDEGVVVMIVCDGGWKYLSTGAWTDDLDKVEARAKGTIYF comes from the coding sequence GTGGCGCTCTACCGCAACGTGATCGACCTCATCGGAAACACGCCGATGGTCGACATCAGTCCGCTCAGCCCCAACCCGGCCGTGAGCATCTACGCCAAGCTCGAGGGGCAGAACCCTGGGGGTTCGGTCAAGGACCGGGCGGCCAAGTTCATGATCGAGGCCGCCGAAAGGGACGGTCTCCTTCAGCCCGGGTCGGTGGTGTTGGAATCTTCGTCGGGAAACACCGGCATCGCGCTGGCCATGATCTGCAAGGTACGTGGCTACCACCTCAAGGTGGTGCTGCCCGAGAACGTGTCGGTCGAACGGCGTCAGGCCCTCGAGGTCTGGGGCACGGAGATCATCCCGTCGCCAGCGGCAGAGGGATCCAACGGAGCGATGCGTCGGGCCCAGGCCTTGGCCGCCGAGAACCCCCAGTGGTGGTTTCCGTTCCAATATGGCAACGACGCCAACCCGAGGGCCCATTACGCGGGCACTGGACCGGAGATCCTCGCCGATGTCCCAGACATCACCCACTTTGTGGCGGGGCTCGGCACCGCAGGGACGCTCATGGGGGTAGGCACGTACCTGAAGGAACAGAAGCCGTCGGTTCAGGTGTGGGCCATCGAGCCGCCCGCCGGGGAGATGGTCGACGGTCTGAAGAACTTCGACGAGGGGTTCGTGCCACCCGTCTTCACCGACTGGAACGGCTACGAACTCCTCGATCGCAAGATGATCGTCCGACCCCGAGAATCAATCGTGTGGACGAGACGCCTGACTGAGGTCGGTGTGTTCGCCGGTATCTCCTCGGGTGCGATCGCCGCCGGCGCGGCCAAGTGCGCCGAGGCCATAGACGAGGGTGTGGTCGTGATGATCGTGTGCGACGGGGGCTGGAAGTACCTGTCCACCGGCGCATGGACCGACGATCTCGACAAGGTCGAAGCACGGGCCAAGGGCACCATCTACTTCTGA